One region of Carya illinoinensis cultivar Pawnee chromosome 8, C.illinoinensisPawnee_v1, whole genome shotgun sequence genomic DNA includes:
- the LOC122318126 gene encoding uncharacterized protein LOC122318126 isoform X3 produces MELVISIVAKIAEYTVAPVGQWLCYSCHYNSNMENLRNQEKNLRDFKKRVLHSIEAASRKGEEIEDDVQTWLAKVDGILHQLATEILGGGEAEAGTRSSNAACLNLKHRHQLSREAKKIVENIAELLKNGNFSKVGFRPAAQEMVNPINSDYMSLDSRISIMERIMEALGDANINRIGVWGSPGVGKSTLMKEIFQKAKEESLFHEVALANVTDTPDVIRIQGEIAEMLDLELDPDKIVTVRAGRLRARLEKDNEKKILVILDDVWKQLDLEEIGITPSERCKVLLTSRDRQVLADEMRTEKNSFKLDILGEQEAWKLFEKMAGDSIKDDHDLQNEAIKVAKACEGLPIALVTVSRALKNKNLSTWKDALVQLTRPPPKHDTKIWSPVYSCIELSYRHLDGREVKSLFLLCARQGYYISYRDLLRYGFGLRLFDRIYTLEEARNRLETLVNNLRDSCLLLQSPHSSEEFYMHDVVRHVATIIASNDHNMFVMRGDGGQKAWPDVDALKICEALSIHGGDHIHKYPNKIECPNLRYFHVRCKNRYLATPSSTSFQGMNKLEDIFFQGMDKLEVLSLTNIQLSSLLSLRNLQTLCLDECKLGDIHGIGELKNLVILSLARSDISNLPTEIGLLTRLQLLDLSSCYELKVIPPNVLSSLVNLEELYMRKITVQWEVEGPSNEGKNASLAELKKLSNLITLEIDIPDANNLPKDSFTEKLKRYKICIGGTWHLFFKEELAFSRMLKLKLNMSFQLDFGIKMLLKRTEYLHLDESNITKSVLYQLDREDFQQLKHLCIENNGNIKHIPELRTSAFKNLKVLKVENCETLRFIFSSSIARGLSLLEELNITRCNNMGAIFVKEEEDEIEDQGDMMLFGRLQTLVLKDLPKLVGFLSTRETNSEGNLHDFQLPLLHHQVSFPSLQTLRMKGLPKIKYVWSCGQEPKTVIRCLEHLQVLEIEDCGVEEIVAFERGGEAIAIRTLMFPQVTELKFRNLSRLKGFYKGVHVSKWPMLKEMEIERCEKVEIFASEVVSFEKTVEDQRQSEMSIKQPLFLVNELSFPSLKKLDISGMDKLEIVWQDQVTATSIPNIPNANNLPANFFSEKLERYRICIGVHSYYENFMREVAFSRVLKLKLNLSFQLDVGIKMLMKRTEYLYLDEENSSKSVLYEVDREDFQQLKHLHIQNNDNINHILESGTSVVAFPILETFVLKNMISLVEICQGNLPLESFKNLKVLKVDNCEKLIFIFSSSIARGLSLLEELNITGCNNMVAVFVKEEEDGIEDQGDMMLFGRLQTLVLQDLPKLVGFLSSKDSFMADCRETNSEGSHDLQLPLLHHDQVSFPSLQTLRMKGLPKIKYVWSCGQESKTVIRCLEQLQVLEIEDCGVEEIVAVERGGEAVAIRTLVFPQVTKLKFRNLPRLKWFYKGVHVSKWPMLKEMKIKRCEKVEIFASEVVSFEKAIKDQRQFEMSIKQPIFSVNEHSIPSLEILFISNMDSVEIIFGKLEGQNGKESQVLISPASGTEESGATTHFVSTGKLPLIYFKNLKVLEVENYQKLRFLFSSSIARGLSLLEKLKIKRCNNMGAIVVTEEKYGIEDGDVILFHQLQTLVLEDLPELVSFLSTKSSFMTDCGQIIAEGNHNLHMPLLHQVSFPSLQTLRMEGLPKIKYVWSCGQEPKTVIRCLEQLQVLEIEDCGVEEIVAVERGGGEVVAIRTLVFPQVTKLKFRNLPRLKWFYKRVHVSKWPMLKEMKIYSCEKVEVFASEVGSFEKIVEDQRQSEMSIKQSLFSVDEHSFPSLETLEFSNMDSLEIIFGKLEGQNGKEPQVSIFPASGTEESGATTHFVSTLSFPSLKKLHIRWMRKLEIIWQDQVTATSFPNIQELDIHNCDKLLHVFQSKLHTTTTLIQSLTVLNISYCSSLETVFGNMEGQNGKEPQVLIAPSSGTEDGIAGHIEFPILTELLLFELPKLKWIFEGVHTNLESWPSLKRLCLWECSEQVNKMMWASKFASSSSSQENQLPTCIQQPMFVVEEGTFPNLEYLSFCFRERTKCPSRFSDFPDPSSLLTGLPNLLNLNVYDRVWEEIFPYELVDREIRLRMLRLCRLCMLTHLWKEDNTQPCPLFHNLEYLHVLRCGKLRNIVPSSVSLRNLTRLEISDCHGLINLLTSSTAKTLVQLERMTVIDCKRITEIVAMEDGEANVAITFNKLRRLELRGLPNLTHFCSGHYSFGFPSLDEVIVRCCPEMKTFSHGVLSTPKLKGVSDDYSWFSKRNLYWEDDLNTTTRCLWEESNQYDTRLLFRERVENSEEDEDHPSEDEDHSENFEEDEDHPSEDEDHSENSEEDEDHPSEDEDHFETTEEW; encoded by the exons atggagTTAGTTATTTCAATTGTAGCGAAAATAGCAGAGTACACGGTTGCACCTGTTGGACAGTGGCTATGCTATTCATGCCACTACAATAGCAACATGGAGAATTTGAGGAATCAGGAAAAGAATTTGCGGGATTTTAAGAAAAGGGTGCTACACTCGATTGAGGCTGCTTCAAGAAAAGGCGAGGAAATTGAAGATGATGTTCAAACGTGGTTGGCAAAGGTGGATGGTATTTTACATCAATTGGCCACCGAAATACTTGGTGGAGGTGAAGCAGAAGCAGGTACGAGGAGCTCTAATGCGGCATGCCTAAACTTGAAACATCGACATCAATTAAGTCGGGAAGCAAAGAAGATCGTGGAAAATATTGCCGAACTTCTTAAAAATGGAAACTTCAGCAAAGTCGGTTTTCGTCCCGCTGCGCAAGAAATGGTGAATCCAATAAACAGTGATTACATGAGCTTGGATTCAAGGATATCAATTATGGAGAGAATTATGGAGGCATTGGGAGATGCTAATATCAACAGGATCGGCGTGTGGGGGTCACCTGGAGTTGGAAAGAGTACACTTATGAAAGAAATTTTCCAGAAAGCCAAGGAGGAAAGTTTATTCCATGAGGTGGCTCTAGCAAATGTGACGGACACCCCAGACGTAATTCGAATACAAGGAGAAATTGCAGAGATGCTAGATCTAGAGCTTGATCCTGATAAAATTGTAACAGTAAGAGCAGGCCGTCTACGGGCGAGGTTAGAAAAAGACAATGAGAAGAAGATACTTGTTATCTTGGATGATGTATGGAAACAACTTGATTTGGAGGAAATAGGAATTACTCCTTCCGAAAGATGCAAAGTACTACTCACATCCAGAGATCGGCAGGTACTAGCAGATGAGATGCGCACCGAAAAGAACAGCTTTAAACTCGACATTTTAGGAGAACAAGAAGCATGGAAATTATTTGAAAAGATGGCGGGTGATTCTATCAAAGATGATCATGATTTGCAAAATGAAGCAATTAAGGTAGCTAAAGCGTGTGAAGGTCTTCCTATTGCACTTGTAACAGTTTCTAGGGCATTAAAGAATAAGAATTTGAGTACCTGGAAGGATGCCCTGGTGCAACTAACAAGACCCCCTCCAAAACATGACACAAAAATATGGTCACCCGTATATTCTTGTATAGAGCTAAGCTATAGACATCTTGATGGTAGAGAGGTCAAATCCCTCTTTTTGCTTTGTGCTCGACAAGGTTACTACATTTCCTACCGGGATTTGTTGAGATATGGTTTCGGTCTGCGTTTATTCGATCGCATCTATACATTGGAAGAAGCAAGAAACAGGCTAGAGACTTTAGTTAATAATCTCCGAGATTCTTGTTTGCTACTACAAAGTCCACATAGCTCCGAGGAATTTTACATGCATGATGTTGTTCGTCATGTCGCTACGATAATTGCATCAAATGATCATAATATGTTTGTCATGAGAGGCGATGGTGGGCAAAAAGCATGGCCAGATGTGGATGCACTAAAAATATGCGAGGCACTCTCTATCCATGGTGGAGATCATATCCATAAATATCCCAATAAAATAGAATGTCCTAATTTAAGATACTTTCATGTCCGGTGTAAAAATCGATATTTGGCAACCCCAAGCAGTACTTCCTTCCAAGGGATGAACAAGCTCGAAGACATTTTCTTCCAGGGGATGGACAAGCTCGAAGTTCTAAGTTTGACAAATATACAACTTTCATCACTTTTGTCACTTAGAAACCTACAAACATTGTGTCTAGATGAATGTAAGTTGGGAGATATTCATGGGATTGGAGAACTCAAGAATTTAGTTATTCTTAGTCTTGCTCGTTCTGACATTTCAAATCTGCCAACAGAAATAGGGTTGTTGACTCGTTTGCAGTTATTGGATTTGAGCAGTTGTTACGAACTTaaagtgattcctcctaatgtCTTGTCAAGCTTGGTCAACTTAGAAGAGTTGTATATGCGAAAAATCACTGTCCAATGGGAGGTTGAAGGACccagcaatgaaggaaaaaaTGCTAGCCTTGCAGAGCTGAAGAAATTGTCAAACTTGATCACCTTAGAGATTGATATTCCGGATGCCAACAATCTACCGAAAGATTCGTTTACTGAAAAGCTTAAGAGATACAAGATATGCATTGGAGGTACCTGGCATCTCTTTTTTAAGGAGGAGTTGGCCTTCTCAAGAATGTTAAAACTCAAACTGAATATGAGCTTCCAATTAGACTTTGGGATCAAAATGCTACTGAAGAGGACAGAATATCTTCATTTAGACGAGTCGAACATTACGAAGAGTGTCTTATATCAATTAGATAGAGAAGATTTTCAACAACTGAAACATCTCTGTATCGAAAATAATGGTAATATTAAGCATATCCCTGAGTTGAGGACATCGGCCTTCAAAAACTTGAAAGTTTTAAAGGTGGAAAACTGTGAGACATTAAGATTTATCTTCTCATCATCTATAGCTAGAGGCCTTTCACTACTTGAAGAATTGAACATAACAAGATGCAACAACATGGGTGCAATATtcgtgaaagaagaagaagacgaaataGAAGATCAGGGAGATATGATGTTGTTCGGTCGACTTCAAACCTTAGTGCTAAAGGATCTTCCAAAGCTCGTGGGCTTCCTAAGCACAAGAGAAACCAATTCAGAGGGCAACCTGCATGATTTTCAGTTGCCGCTTCTACATCATCAG GTTTCCTTTCCAAGCTTGCAAACACTACGTATGAAGGGTCTACCCAAAATAAAGTACGTATGGAGCTGTGGTCAAGAACCCAAAACAGTCATCAGATGTCTCGAGCATTTGCAAGTACTTGAGATTGAGGATTGTGGGGTGGAGGAAATTGTTGCATTTGAAAGAGGAGGAGAAGCAATAGCAATTAGGACCTTGATGTTCCCTCAAGTAACTGAGTTGAAGTTTAGAAATTTATCGAGACTCAAGGGGTTTTACAAAGGAGTGCATGTTTCAAAATGGCCAATGCTAAAAGAGATGGAAATTGAAAGATGCGAGAAAGTTGAGATTTTTGCTTCAGAAGTTGTGAGCTTTGAAAAAACAGTTGAAGATCAGAGGCAGTCTGAGATGTCCATTAAACAACCCCTTTTCTTGGTGAATGAG ctCTCGTTTCCGAGCTTGAAGAAGTTGGATATTTCGGGCATGGATAAGTTGGAAATTGTATGGCAGGATCAAGTCACCGCGACTTCTATTCCCAATATTCCGAATGCCAACAATCTACCGGCAAATTTCTTTTCTGAAAAGCTTGAGAGATACAGGATATGCATTGGAGTTCATAGCTactatgaaaattttatgaggGAGGTAGCCTTCTCAAGAGTTTTAAAACTCAAATTGAATTTGAGCTTTCAATTGGACGTTGGGATCAAAATGCTAATGAAGAGAACGGAATATCTTTATTTAGACGAGGAGAACAGTTCTAAGAGTGTCTTATATGAAGTAGATAGAGAAGATTTTCAACAATTGAAGCATCTCCATAtccaaaataatgataatattaatCATATCCTTGAGTCGGGGACATCGGTTGTTGCCTTTCCTATACTGGAgacatttgttttgaaaaatatgataaGCTTGGTAGAAATTTGTCAGGGTAACCTTCCATTGGAATCCTTCAAAAACTTGAAAGTTTTAAAGGTGGATAACtgtgaaaaattaatatttatcttcTCATCATCGATAGCCAGAGGCCTTTCACTACTTGAAGAATTGAATATAACAGGATGCAACAACATGGTTGCAGTATtcgtgaaagaagaagaagacggaaTAGAAGATCAGGGAGATATGATGTTGTTCGGTCGACTTCAAACCTTGGTGCTACAGGATCTTCCAAAGCTCGTAGGCTTCCTAAGCTCAAAAGATTCATTCATGGCTGATTGTAGAGAAACCAATTCAGAGGGCAGCCATGATCTTCAGTTGCCACTTCTACATCATGATCAG GTTTCCTTTCCAAGCTTGCAAACGCTACGTATGAAGGGTCTACCCAAAATAAAGTACGTATGGAGTTGTGGTCAAGAATCCAAAACAGTCATCAGATGTCTCGAGCAATTGCAAGTACTTGAGATTGAGGATTGTGGGGTGGAGGAAATTGTTGCAGTTGAAAGAGGAGGAGAAGCAGTAGCAATTAGGACTTTGGTGTTCCCTCAAGtaactaagttgaagtttagaaATTTACCGAGACTCAAGTGGTTTTACAAAGGAGTGCATGTTTCAAAATGGCCGATGTTGaaagagatgaaaattaaaagatgCGAGAAAGTTGAGATTTTTGCTTCAGAAGTTGTGAGCTTTGAAAAAGCAATTAAAGATCAAAGGCAGTTTGAGATGTCCATTAAACAACCCATTTTCTCGGTGAATGAG CACTCAATCCCCAGCTTGGAGATACTGTTCATTTCGAACATGGATTCGgtagaaattatatttggaaaGCTGGAGGGGCAAAATGGTAAAGAATCACAAGTTTTAATATCCCCAGCGTCAGGGACAGAAGAAAGTGGAGCAACCACACACTTTGTGTCAACT GGCAAACTTCCATTGATATACTTCAAAAACTTGAAAGTTTTAGAGGTGGAGAACTATCAGAAATTAAGATTTCTCTTCTCATCATCCATAGCCAGAGGCCTTTCACtacttgaaaaattgaaaataaaaagatgcaACAACATGGGTGCAATAGTTGTGACAGAAGAAAAATACGGAATAGAAGATGGAGATGTAATATTGTTCCATCAACTGCAAACCTTGGTGCTAGAGGACCTTCCAGAGCTCGTGAGCTTCTTAAGCACAAAAAGTTCATTCATGACTGACTGTGGGCAGATCATTGCAGAGGGCAACCACAATCTTCACATGCCACTTCTACATCAG GTTTCCTTTCCAAGCCTGCAAACACTACGTATGGAGGGTCTACCCAAAATAAAGTACGTATGGAGCTGTGGTCAAGAACCCAAAACAGTTATCAGATGTCTCGAACAATTGCAAGTACTTGAGATTGAGGATTGTGGGGTGGAGGAAATTGTTGCAGTtgaaagaggaggaggagaagtagTAGCAATTAGGACTTTGGTGTTCCCTCAAGtaactaagttgaagtttagaaATTTACCGAGACTCAAGTGGTTTTACAAAAGAGTGCATGTTTCAAAATGGCCGATGCTGAAAGAGATGAAAATTTATAGCTGCGAGAAAGTTGAGGTTTTTGCTTCAGAAGTTGGGAGCtttgaaaaaatagttgaaGATCAGAGGCAGTCTGAGATGTCCATTAAACAATCCCTTTTTTCGGTGGATGag CACTCATTCCCCAGCTTGGAGACACTGGAATTTTCGAACATGGATTcgttagaaattatatttggaaagttGGAGGGGCAAAACGGTAAAGAACCACAAGTTTCAATATTCCCAGCATCAGGGACAGAAGAAAGTGGAGCAACCACACACTTTGTGTCAACC ctCTCGTTTCCGAGCTTGAAGAAGTTGCACATTCGGTGGATGCGTAAGTTGGAAATTATATGGCAGGATCAAGTCACCGCGACTTCTTTTCCCAATATTCAAGAATTGGACATTCATAATTGTGACAAGTTGTTGCACGTCTTTCAATCTAAGTTGCATACAACGACAACATTAATACAAAGTCTGACTGTTCTAAATATAAGCTACTGCAGTTCATTAGAAACTGTATTTGGAAATATGGAGGGGCAAAATGGTAAAGAACCACAAGTTTTAATAGCTCCAAGTTCAGGTACAGAAGACGGAATAGCCGGACATATTGAGTTCCCCATACTAACTGAATTGTTACTATTTGAATTGCCAAAACTCAAGTGGATTTTTGAAGGAGTGCATACTAATTTGGAATCATGGCCTTCATTGAAAAGATTATGCCTGTGGGAATGTAGTGAACAAGTGAACAAAATGATGTGGGCTTCAAAATTTGCAAGCAGCAGTAGCAGTCAAGAGAACCAACTCCCGACTTGCATTCAACAACCCATGTTCGTCGTTGAGGAG GGTACGTTCCCCAACTTGGAGTATTTGTCATTTTGCTTCCGTGAAAGAACTAAATGTCCCAgcagattttcagattttcccGATCCATCTTCTCTTCTAACAGGACTGCCAAATCTGTTGAATCTTAACGTATACGATCGTGTCTGGGAGGAAATATTCCCTTATGAACTTGTTGATCGAGAAATACGATTAAGAATGCTAAGGCTCTGTCGTCTATGTATGCTTACACATTTGTGGAAAGAAGACAATACCCAGCCATGCCCACTTTTTCATAATCTGGAATACCTTCATGTGTTACGATGCGGCAAATTGAGAAACATAGTGCCATCATCTGTATCTCTTCGCAATTTGACAAGATTGGAAATATCAGATTGTCACGGATTGATCAATTTATTAACATCCTCAACTGCCAAAACTTTGGTGCAACTCGAAAGAATGACTGTGATTGATTGCAAAAGGATTACAGAAATTGTAGCAATGGAGGATGGTGAAGCAAATGTGGCAATTACTTTCAACAAGTTAAGACGCTTAGAACTTCGTGGCTTACCAAACCTCACACACTTTTGCTCTGGACATTATTCCTTTGGGTTCCCATCTTTGGATGAGGTAATTGTGAGATGTTGTCCTGAGATGAAGACTTTCAGTCACGGAGTCTTAAGTACACCAAAGCTGAAAGGAGTATCTGATGATTACAGTTGGTTTTCGAAACGGAATTTGTATTGGGAGGATGACCTGAATACCACCACACGTTGTCTTTGGGAGGAGTCAAATCAATATGATACTCGATTGTTATTCAGAGAAAGG GTTGAGAAttctgaagaagatgaagatcatCCTTCAGAAGATGAAGATCATTCTGAGAattttgaagaagatgaagatcatCCTTCAGAAGATGAAGATCATTCTGAGAAttctgaagaagatgaagatcatCCTTCAGAAGATGAAGATCATTTTGAGACTACTGAAGAATGGTga